A stretch of the Agromyces larvae genome encodes the following:
- a CDS encoding 1-phosphofructokinase family hexose kinase produces the protein MVATQSPILTLTMNPALDVASTTERVEPEHKLRCGPTKLSPGGGGVNATRTISALGGWSVGVYPIGGPTGHAYRELLEAEGIAGQVVRIGGSTRECVTIVETATGEEFRFVLQGPPLREPEWRACLSTVADSLPVGGYVIASGSLPPGVPDDFYAQVARICREHDVRCVVDASGPALAAALDEGVFLIKPSLRELGELVGHEGELAADQQVAAAQELVASGRSEAVALTLGGRGAVLVTADGVVRLPAPQITVHSAVGAGDAFLGAMVLRLAQGAPIERAFRTAVAAGSATAMRPPAELCRAEDVARLEAELDAAVA, from the coding sequence ATGGTCGCGACCCAGTCCCCGATCCTCACGCTCACGATGAATCCGGCGCTCGACGTGGCATCCACCACTGAGCGGGTCGAACCCGAGCACAAGCTGCGCTGCGGCCCGACGAAGCTCTCACCGGGCGGCGGCGGGGTGAACGCGACCCGCACGATCAGTGCGCTCGGCGGGTGGTCGGTGGGGGTGTATCCGATCGGCGGGCCGACGGGGCACGCCTATCGCGAGCTGCTCGAGGCCGAGGGCATCGCCGGGCAGGTCGTGCGCATCGGCGGCAGCACGCGCGAGTGCGTGACGATCGTGGAGACCGCGACCGGTGAGGAGTTCCGATTCGTGCTGCAGGGGCCGCCACTGCGCGAGCCCGAGTGGCGGGCCTGCCTGTCGACGGTCGCCGACTCGCTTCCGGTCGGCGGGTACGTGATCGCGAGCGGCAGCCTGCCGCCGGGCGTGCCCGACGATTTCTACGCGCAGGTCGCGCGGATCTGCCGCGAGCACGACGTGCGCTGCGTGGTGGATGCCTCGGGGCCGGCGCTGGCGGCGGCGCTCGACGAGGGCGTGTTCCTCATCAAGCCCAGCCTGCGCGAGCTCGGCGAGCTCGTCGGGCACGAGGGCGAGCTGGCGGCCGACCAGCAGGTGGCGGCCGCGCAGGAGCTCGTGGCATCCGGTCGCAGTGAGGCCGTCGCGCTCACCCTGGGCGGTCGCGGTGCCGTGCTGGTGACCGCCGACGGGGTGGTGCGGCTGCCGGCGCCGCAGATCACGGTGCACAGTGCGGTGGGAGCGGGCGACGCGTTCCTCGGCGCGATGGTGCTGCGGCTCGCGCAGGGGGCGCCGATCGAACGGGCGTTCCGCACCGCGGTCGCGGCGGGCAGCGCGACGGCGATGCGCCCGCCCGCCGAGCTGTGCCGGGCCGAGGATGTGGCGCGGCTCGAGGCGGAGCTCGACGCAGCGGTCGCGTGA
- a CDS encoding carbohydrate ABC transporter permease: MSSLGELRTLARAARTSGPRVTQKYPDNRSGFLFLAPWLIGVAVFTIGPMLASLYLAFTDYNLLQPPTWSGLDNFTRMLGDARLWNSFRVTLVYVFVSVPLQLALALAVAMLLDRGMRGLSFYRSIFYLPSLMGGSVAIAILWRQVFGKEGLVNGVLAWFGIDGPGWIAHPDFALGTIIVLHVWTFGSPMVIFLAGLRQIPEMFYEAAEVDGAGRFRRFFSITLPLLTPIIFFNLVLQIIFAFQSFTQAYIVSGGTGGPSDSTMFFTLYLYKEAFTELNMGYASAMAWFLLLVIGGLTAVNFWFSKFWVFYDD, encoded by the coding sequence GTGAGTAGTCTCGGCGAACTCCGCACGCTCGCGCGTGCGGCGCGAACCAGCGGGCCGCGGGTCACGCAGAAGTACCCCGACAACCGGTCCGGGTTCCTGTTCCTCGCGCCCTGGCTGATCGGCGTGGCGGTGTTCACGATCGGGCCGATGCTGGCGTCGCTCTACCTCGCGTTCACCGACTACAACCTGCTGCAGCCGCCCACCTGGAGCGGCCTCGACAACTTCACGCGCATGCTCGGCGACGCGCGGCTGTGGAATTCGTTCCGGGTCACGCTCGTCTACGTCTTCGTGTCGGTGCCGCTGCAGCTCGCGCTCGCGCTCGCCGTCGCGATGCTGCTCGACCGCGGCATGCGCGGCCTGTCGTTCTACCGCTCGATCTTCTACCTGCCGAGCCTCATGGGCGGATCGGTGGCGATCGCCATCCTCTGGCGTCAGGTGTTCGGCAAGGAGGGCCTGGTCAACGGCGTCCTCGCCTGGTTCGGCATCGACGGACCCGGATGGATCGCCCACCCCGACTTCGCCCTCGGCACGATCATCGTGCTGCATGTGTGGACCTTCGGCTCGCCGATGGTGATCTTCCTCGCGGGGCTGCGCCAGATCCCCGAGATGTTCTACGAAGCCGCCGAGGTCGACGGGGCCGGCCGGTTCCGCCGGTTCTTCTCGATCACGCTGCCGCTGCTGACGCCGATCATCTTCTTCAACCTCGTGCTGCAGATCATCTTCGCGTTCCAGTCGTTCACCCAGGCGTACATCGTCTCGGGCGGCACGGGCGGCCCGAGCGACTCGACGATGTTCTTCACGCTCTACCTGTACAAGGAGGCGTTCACCGAGCTGAACATGGGCTACGCGTCGGCGATGGCGTGGTTCCTGCTGCTCGTCATCGGCGGGCTGACGGCGGTGAACTTCTGGTTCTCGAAGTTCTGGGTCTTCTATGACGACTGA
- a CDS encoding ABC transporter substrate-binding protein, producing the protein MTRPSRTVARHAALGLALTGALLLTACSGQAPAADGGFDPDEEIELHIAWWGNDERAAIMADAIDLFEAEYPNITVVEEPVGAPDDLFNRLATDFASNTAPDVFALGGAKPQEYGAAGALLDLSTVADQLDTSKYPDFTLTNATVDDTLYGLPTGGNAIGALINVDLFTQAGVPVPSDDWTWEDLADAANQISAELPGVVGLDLRIQDILGTYIAQYSEDGIYDWDGELATDAETVQQWYEYEQSLVESGGLPDPSTIVEHWNVTPDLTLFGTGKAAISFAYNNQIGSYAAGTGGADVQIIAPPSSTGVSGVSVLPSQFWSIASGSKHPEAAALLVDWLLNQPEPAKLILANRGLPFNPDTLAVVKPLLAPADAQSAEYLEKVLEVGVVAPPQPAGGSILNELSQRIESDILFGKTSAADGAKQWIDELGTSLAND; encoded by the coding sequence ATGACGCGACCATCACGCACCGTCGCCCGACACGCGGCGCTCGGCCTGGCCCTGACCGGAGCACTGCTCCTCACCGCGTGCTCGGGGCAGGCCCCCGCAGCCGACGGCGGCTTCGACCCCGACGAAGAGATCGAACTCCACATCGCCTGGTGGGGCAACGACGAACGAGCGGCCATCATGGCCGACGCGATCGACCTGTTCGAAGCCGAGTACCCGAACATCACCGTCGTCGAAGAACCGGTCGGCGCACCCGACGACCTCTTCAACCGGCTCGCGACCGACTTCGCCTCCAACACCGCCCCCGACGTGTTCGCACTCGGCGGCGCGAAGCCGCAGGAGTACGGCGCCGCCGGCGCGCTGCTCGACCTCTCGACGGTCGCCGACCAGCTCGACACGAGCAAGTACCCCGACTTCACGCTCACCAACGCCACCGTCGACGACACCCTCTACGGGCTGCCGACGGGCGGCAACGCGATCGGCGCACTCATCAACGTCGACCTGTTCACACAGGCCGGCGTGCCCGTGCCCTCCGACGACTGGACGTGGGAGGACCTGGCCGACGCGGCGAACCAGATCTCGGCCGAGCTCCCCGGCGTCGTCGGCCTCGACCTGCGCATCCAGGACATCCTGGGCACCTACATCGCGCAGTACTCCGAGGACGGCATCTACGACTGGGACGGCGAGCTCGCCACCGACGCCGAGACGGTGCAGCAGTGGTACGAGTACGAGCAGTCGCTCGTCGAATCGGGCGGCCTGCCCGACCCCTCGACCATCGTCGAGCACTGGAACGTCACCCCCGACCTGACCCTGTTCGGCACCGGCAAGGCGGCGATCAGCTTCGCCTACAACAACCAGATCGGCTCGTACGCGGCCGGAACGGGCGGCGCCGACGTGCAGATCATCGCCCCGCCGTCGTCGACCGGGGTGTCGGGCGTCTCGGTGCTGCCCTCGCAGTTCTGGTCGATCGCCTCGGGCAGCAAGCATCCCGAAGCCGCAGCGCTGCTGGTCGACTGGCTGCTCAACCAGCCCGAACCGGCGAAGCTGATCCTCGCCAACCGCGGCCTGCCGTTCAACCCCGACACCCTCGCGGTCGTGAAGCCCCTGCTCGCCCCGGCCGACGCGCAGTCCGCCGAATACCTCGAGAAGGTGCTCGAGGTCGGCGTCGTCGCCCCGCCGCAGCCCGCGGGCGGTTCGATCCTGAACGAGCTGTCGCAACGCATCGAGTCCGACATCCTGTTCGGCAAGACGTCGGCCGCCGACGGCGCGAAGCAGTGGATCGACGAGCTCGGCACGTCGCTCGCGAACGACTGA
- a CDS encoding MGH1-like glycoside hydrolase domain-containing protein — protein MPRHDLLDRLRSSPVRLGEVRFAATGGPLESAWRQAVDELAGCIHPLVDDGPPLLNEGGVYPGSWLESTASINAEVLDRFLPHVTHATHLAFADAQRADGLLPYKLTADGPGFAQIQMVTPFARCVWRHYLATGRDRDYLARMYPALARHDAWLAEHRDTRGTGGVEAFCTYDTGHDRSPRFWGVPDQTPGGDAARFDPESGILPFVAPDLTANVACQRAYLARIAAELGDDPAPWLERAGASRAALDGCFDADDGLWYDVDAAGRFVRVQSDVLLRVLACEVVPAEVFDAALGRYLLHTRKFFSAYPFTSLALDDPRFDHDFRANSWGGPVNFLTLIRAPQAFEHYSRAAELAFALMPVVAAVARMGRFPQVISPWTGEPGYTEQYSPAILWLLDTVERLFGILPTPEGELWFSGLVPRRVDHHDVADALAYERTVDGVRFELVNTYEGAVGYRDGVEFLRMPHGVRAIAGRDGRVHAVVGLTARPVRGELVIDGVRTEVEVAGNERLDVDSGRVVSRRGGGVVLPRS, from the coding sequence ATGCCCCGACACGACCTGCTCGACCGCCTGCGTTCGTCCCCGGTGCGCCTCGGCGAGGTGCGCTTCGCCGCGACCGGCGGGCCGCTCGAGTCCGCCTGGCGGCAGGCGGTCGACGAGCTCGCCGGATGCATCCATCCGCTCGTCGACGACGGCCCGCCCCTGCTCAACGAGGGCGGCGTCTATCCCGGCAGCTGGCTCGAGTCGACCGCGTCGATCAACGCCGAGGTGCTCGACCGGTTCCTGCCCCACGTCACGCACGCCACGCACCTCGCCTTCGCCGATGCGCAGCGCGCCGACGGGCTGCTGCCCTACAAGCTCACGGCCGACGGGCCGGGCTTCGCGCAGATCCAGATGGTCACCCCGTTCGCACGGTGCGTCTGGCGGCACTACCTCGCGACCGGCCGCGACCGCGACTACCTCGCGCGCATGTACCCGGCGCTCGCCCGGCACGACGCCTGGCTGGCGGAGCACCGCGACACCCGCGGCACGGGCGGCGTCGAGGCGTTCTGCACCTACGACACCGGACACGACCGGTCGCCGCGGTTCTGGGGCGTGCCCGACCAGACGCCCGGCGGCGACGCCGCACGCTTCGACCCCGAGTCGGGCATCCTGCCGTTCGTCGCGCCCGACCTGACCGCGAACGTCGCGTGTCAGCGCGCCTACCTCGCGCGGATCGCCGCCGAACTCGGCGACGATCCGGCGCCCTGGCTCGAGCGCGCGGGCGCGAGCCGCGCAGCGCTCGACGGATGCTTCGACGCCGACGACGGCCTCTGGTACGACGTGGACGCGGCCGGCCGGTTCGTGCGCGTGCAATCCGATGTGCTGCTGCGGGTGCTCGCCTGCGAGGTGGTTCCAGCCGAGGTGTTCGATGCGGCGCTCGGGCGCTACCTGCTGCACACCCGCAAGTTCTTCTCGGCGTACCCCTTCACCTCGCTCGCCCTCGACGACCCGCGGTTCGACCACGACTTCCGCGCGAACTCGTGGGGCGGGCCGGTCAACTTCCTCACGCTCATCCGCGCGCCGCAGGCGTTCGAGCACTACAGCCGAGCCGCCGAGCTCGCGTTCGCGCTCATGCCCGTGGTCGCCGCGGTGGCGCGCATGGGCCGATTCCCGCAGGTCATCAGCCCGTGGACGGGCGAGCCCGGGTACACCGAGCAGTACTCCCCCGCGATCCTGTGGCTGCTCGACACGGTCGAACGGCTCTTCGGCATCCTGCCGACGCCCGAGGGCGAGTTGTGGTTCTCGGGTCTCGTGCCGCGTCGCGTCGACCACCACGATGTCGCGGATGCGCTCGCCTATGAGCGCACGGTCGACGGGGTGCGCTTCGAGCTCGTGAACACGTACGAGGGTGCGGTCGGCTATCGCGACGGAGTCGAGTTCCTGCGGATGCCGCACGGCGTGCGGGCGATCGCCGGGCGCGACGGGCGGGTGCACGCCGTGGTGGGCCTCACCGCCCGCCCCGTCAGGGGCGAGTTGGTGATCGACGGGGTGCGGACCGAGGTGGAGGTCGCCGGCAACGAGCGGCTCGACGTCGACTCGGGCCGGGTCGTCTCCCGCCGCGGCGGCGGCGTGGTGCTGCCGCGGTCCTGA
- a CDS encoding glycoside hydrolase family 5 protein — protein sequence MTDLSFLTVRGTDLVDDAGRVVRLAGVGLGGWMNMENFITGYPGNEQNLRRILLDRMGRDAYDAFFDAFLTDFFDEDDAAHLAAIGINSVRIPFNYRHFEDDARPFELREEGFARLDRVVTLLGRHGIYSVLDLHALPGRQNQHWHSDNPTHLAEFWNHPHFQDRVVHLWEALAERFKDRPEVAGYNPINEPADPTGERLPPFYDRLERAIRAIDPRHILFLDGNKYSTDFSVFDGRAEPLPNTVYTAHDYALPGITSATEYPGTTRGEYFDRDAVERTFLRRTEYMRRTGTPIWIGEFGPVYPPDRSQDAWRLQLLRDQLEIYREHGASWALWTYKDIGLQGLVHAAPDSAYVELIRPELEQKQRLGVDSWGGSDAGVRDVLDPIDALFDREFPEYAPWPWGRTPHIAVLVRHILLAEPLAERFGDRFAGVSVERARELAASFRFDRCVERVGLTEVLRDHLAGGR from the coding sequence ATGACCGACCTCTCCTTCCTGACCGTGCGCGGTACCGACCTCGTCGACGACGCCGGCCGCGTCGTCCGCCTGGCCGGCGTCGGCCTGGGCGGCTGGATGAACATGGAGAACTTCATCACGGGGTATCCGGGCAACGAGCAGAATCTCCGCCGCATCCTGCTCGATCGCATGGGCCGTGACGCGTACGACGCATTCTTCGACGCGTTCCTCACCGACTTCTTCGACGAAGACGACGCCGCGCACCTCGCCGCCATCGGCATCAACAGCGTGCGCATCCCGTTCAACTACCGGCACTTCGAAGACGACGCCCGCCCCTTCGAACTGCGCGAGGAGGGATTCGCCCGACTCGACCGCGTCGTGACGCTGCTCGGCCGGCACGGCATCTACTCGGTGCTCGACCTGCACGCCCTGCCGGGCCGGCAGAACCAGCACTGGCACAGCGACAACCCGACCCACCTCGCCGAGTTCTGGAACCATCCGCACTTCCAGGATCGTGTGGTGCACCTGTGGGAGGCGCTCGCCGAACGCTTCAAGGACCGCCCCGAGGTCGCCGGGTACAACCCGATCAACGAACCGGCCGACCCGACCGGCGAGCGGCTGCCGCCCTTCTACGACCGACTCGAACGGGCCATCCGCGCCATCGACCCGCGCCACATCCTCTTCCTCGACGGCAACAAGTACTCGACCGACTTCAGCGTCTTCGACGGGCGCGCCGAGCCGCTGCCGAACACCGTGTACACCGCGCACGACTACGCCCTGCCCGGCATCACGAGCGCGACCGAGTACCCCGGCACCACCCGCGGCGAGTACTTCGATCGCGACGCGGTCGAACGGACGTTCCTGCGGCGCACCGAGTACATGCGCCGCACCGGCACGCCCATCTGGATCGGCGAGTTCGGGCCGGTGTACCCGCCCGATCGCAGCCAGGACGCGTGGCGGCTGCAGCTGCTGCGCGACCAGCTCGAGATCTACCGCGAGCACGGCGCGAGCTGGGCCCTATGGACCTACAAGGACATCGGTCTGCAGGGCCTCGTGCACGCGGCGCCCGACAGTGCGTACGTCGAGCTGATCCGGCCCGAGCTCGAGCAGAAGCAGCGGCTCGGCGTCGACTCGTGGGGCGGATCCGACGCGGGCGTGCGCGACGTGCTGGACCCGATCGACGCGCTCTTCGACCGAGAGTTCCCCGAGTACGCGCCGTGGCCCTGGGGCCGCACGCCGCACATCGCCGTGCTCGTGCGGCACATCCTGCTCGCCGAGCCGCTCGCCGAACGCTTCGGCGACCGGTTCGCCGGCGTGAGCGTGGAGCGCGCGCGCGAGCTCGCGGCATCCTTCCGCTTCGACCGGTGCGTCGAACGGGTCGGGCTCACCGAGGTGCTGCGCGACCACCTCGCGGGCGGGCGGTGA
- a CDS encoding pyridoxamine 5'-phosphate oxidase family protein has protein sequence MVDLTRDTVWQTMASTNFMVVGMVTARGEARTAGVMHAVHDGRVWFTTSSADWKTRHLTAHPQVSVTVAIPKRVWFLPWIRIPAATITFSGAAEPTPVADLAPDVAHALLHGLEFGDEAAQGITAFAVRPRGDFVTYGVGVSAMGMRDTERARGRVASSTAPAAAIIA, from the coding sequence ATGGTCGACCTGACCCGCGACACCGTCTGGCAGACGATGGCGAGCACGAACTTCATGGTGGTCGGTATGGTCACCGCCCGCGGCGAGGCCCGCACGGCCGGCGTCATGCACGCGGTGCACGACGGACGCGTGTGGTTCACCACCAGTTCCGCCGACTGGAAGACCCGACACCTGACCGCGCACCCCCAGGTGTCGGTCACCGTCGCCATCCCGAAGCGGGTCTGGTTCCTGCCGTGGATCCGCATCCCCGCCGCCACGATCACCTTCTCGGGGGCGGCCGAGCCGACGCCCGTCGCCGACCTGGCGCCCGACGTCGCGCACGCGCTGCTGCACGGGCTCGAGTTCGGCGACGAGGCGGCGCAGGGCATCACGGCCTTCGCGGTACGACCCCGCGGCGACTTCGTCACGTACGGCGTGGGCGTCTCGGCGATGGGCATGCGCGACACCGAGCGTGCACGCGGGCGCGTGGCATCCTCGACCGCGCCGGCCGCTGCGATCATCGCCTGA
- a CDS encoding LacI family DNA-binding transcriptional regulator produces the protein MVRRSASTTITDVASHAGVSPATVSRVMNGRFLGEPSVAERVRAAADELGYSPSPLARSLALGETRTIAFLVPDLGNPAFQAVLSGLTKTAARDGYRVLIADSGESPDDEAPLALEIRRRCDSIVLCAPRMPEEQLLEIAPSLHPLVLINRPTPRISAPSLAIDYESGIQNIAHHLASLGHRHLVYLAGPERSVSNTYRLRGLESFERAVPELRIDRMPGGVRPEDGVAAAPAVQASGATAAIAYNDLVAVGLVNGLIERGVRVPEDVSVTGFDDIPFSRYTTPPLTTASVPHEELGVQAWRRLSALIGGTAPEHNVMFQPRVEVRGSTGPAPSAH, from the coding sequence GTGGTGAGACGATCGGCATCGACGACGATCACGGATGTCGCGAGCCACGCCGGCGTGTCGCCGGCCACGGTCTCGCGAGTGATGAACGGCCGGTTCCTGGGCGAGCCCTCGGTCGCCGAGCGCGTGCGCGCGGCAGCCGACGAGCTCGGCTACTCGCCGAGTCCGCTCGCCCGCAGCCTCGCCCTCGGCGAGACCCGCACCATCGCGTTCCTCGTGCCCGACCTCGGCAACCCGGCGTTCCAGGCGGTGCTGTCGGGCCTCACCAAGACCGCCGCCAGGGACGGCTACCGCGTGCTCATCGCCGACTCCGGCGAGTCGCCCGACGACGAGGCGCCGCTCGCCCTCGAGATCCGGCGCCGGTGCGACTCGATCGTGCTGTGCGCTCCTCGCATGCCCGAGGAGCAGTTGCTCGAGATCGCGCCGTCGCTGCATCCGCTCGTGCTCATCAACCGGCCCACTCCGCGGATCTCCGCGCCGTCGCTCGCGATCGACTACGAGTCGGGCATCCAGAACATCGCCCACCATCTGGCCTCGCTCGGCCACCGGCACCTGGTCTACCTCGCCGGACCCGAACGCAGCGTCTCGAACACCTACCGGCTGCGCGGCCTCGAGTCGTTCGAGCGCGCGGTGCCCGAGCTGCGCATCGACCGGATGCCGGGCGGAGTGCGCCCCGAGGACGGCGTCGCCGCCGCACCGGCGGTGCAGGCGTCGGGCGCGACGGCCGCCATCGCGTACAACGACCTCGTCGCGGTCGGCCTGGTCAACGGGCTGATCGAACGGGGCGTGCGGGTACCCGAGGACGTCTCGGTCACGGGCTTCGACGACATCCCGTTCTCGCGGTACACGACACCCCCGCTGACCACCGCGTCGGTGCCGCACGAAGAGCTCGGCGTGCAGGCGTGGCGTCGGCTGAGCGCGCTGATCGGGGGCACGGCGCCCGAGCACAACGTGATGTTCCAGCCCCGCGTCGAGGTGCGCGGATCCACCGGACCGGCCCCGTCGGCGCACTGA
- a CDS encoding M24 family metallopeptidase, with the protein MTDTVTAIPTRGADVPAKLARLHELLDARGVESLALTGRESLAWLLDGARVTVPLGGDPVLSAIVRRDGVELHILRNENDRLLAEELPDLASLGIRARTVAWFDTLPGTRADDGAADLREAQVAAELRALRARLLPGELARYRALGSDLATALTDVLAGAGAATRERDLTADLARALIALGAEPVVLLVAGEGRLDLRHPLPTDAPIGRRAMTVVGARRNGLIVNLTRWLGDEPGSAAVARRLLEVEADAFAATRPGRRLADVLADIAASYERHGFDRDEWLRHHQGGPTGYAGRDPKAGPATGDLVVDGQAYAWNPTTARQKIEDTVVVAGGRVEVLTVDERWPTVDVRGLARPDALPLA; encoded by the coding sequence ATGACCGACACCGTCACGGCCATCCCGACGCGAGGCGCCGACGTTCCCGCCAAGCTCGCCCGCCTCCACGAACTGCTCGACGCGCGCGGCGTCGAATCGCTCGCCCTCACCGGCCGGGAGAGCCTCGCCTGGCTCCTCGACGGCGCCCGCGTGACCGTGCCGCTCGGTGGCGACCCGGTGCTGAGCGCCATCGTGCGGCGCGACGGCGTCGAGCTGCACATCCTGCGCAACGAGAACGACCGGCTGCTCGCCGAGGAGCTGCCCGACCTCGCGTCGCTCGGCATCCGCGCCCGCACGGTCGCCTGGTTCGACACGCTGCCCGGCACCCGGGCCGACGACGGCGCCGCCGACCTCCGCGAAGCACAGGTGGCCGCCGAGCTGCGGGCACTGCGCGCCCGACTCCTGCCGGGCGAACTCGCCCGCTACCGGGCGCTCGGATCCGACCTGGCGACCGCGCTCACCGACGTGCTCGCCGGTGCCGGCGCGGCCACGCGCGAGCGCGACCTCACCGCCGATCTGGCCCGTGCGCTGATCGCCCTCGGCGCCGAGCCCGTCGTGCTGCTCGTCGCCGGCGAAGGACGACTCGATCTGCGTCACCCGCTGCCCACCGACGCACCGATCGGACGCCGGGCGATGACCGTCGTCGGCGCGCGCCGCAACGGACTGATCGTGAACCTCACCCGATGGCTGGGCGACGAACCGGGCTCCGCCGCCGTGGCGCGCCGACTGCTCGAGGTCGAAGCCGACGCGTTCGCCGCCACCCGGCCGGGGCGTCGACTGGCTGACGTGCTCGCCGACATCGCCGCGTCGTACGAACGGCACGGGTTCGACCGCGACGAGTGGCTGCGCCACCACCAGGGTGGCCCGACCGGCTACGCCGGACGCGACCCCAAAGCCGGGCCGGCGACCGGCGACCTCGTCGTCGACGGGCAGGCGTACGCCTGGAACCCGACGACGGCCAGGCAGAAGATCGAGGACACCGTCGTCGTCGCCGGCGGGCGAGTCGAGGTGCTCACCGTCGACGAACGCTGGCCCACCGTCGACGTGCGCGGCCTCGCCCGCCCCGACGCGCTGCCGCTCGCCTGA
- a CDS encoding TetR/AcrR family transcriptional regulator yields MTTAATGTSPGRAALLKALEELAREQGVNNVGLREVARRAGLSHAAPTHYFGSREGMIRALALEGLAMLEDELCTAQERAAHLPGRERLVDDSLQFVAFAVRHPAHYDAMFRTPSAASGDETLDRARLAALDGLRALVVDVRERGDIAGDVETTFLQLCALSHGLASLAVDGLLHGLDGPAASATDAGRDLVERTVRAQVAQLP; encoded by the coding sequence ATGACGACCGCTGCGACCGGCACCTCCCCGGGCCGCGCCGCGCTGCTCAAGGCGCTCGAGGAGCTGGCCCGCGAGCAGGGCGTGAACAACGTCGGCCTGCGCGAGGTCGCGCGCCGCGCGGGTCTCTCGCACGCGGCGCCGACCCACTACTTCGGCAGCCGCGAGGGCATGATCCGCGCGCTCGCGCTCGAGGGTCTCGCCATGCTCGAAGACGAGCTGTGCACGGCGCAGGAGCGCGCCGCGCATCTGCCGGGGCGCGAACGGCTCGTCGACGACTCGCTGCAGTTCGTCGCGTTCGCCGTGCGGCATCCCGCGCACTACGACGCGATGTTCCGCACGCCGTCGGCGGCATCGGGCGACGAGACGCTCGACCGAGCCCGGCTCGCCGCGCTCGACGGGCTGCGGGCGCTCGTCGTCGACGTGCGCGAGCGCGGCGACATCGCCGGCGACGTCGAGACGACGTTCCTCCAGCTCTGCGCGCTGAGCCACGGCCTCGCCTCACTGGCCGTCGACGGGCTGCTGCACGGACTCGACGGCCCCGCGGCATCCGCGACCGATGCGGGCCGCGACCTCGTCGAGCGCACCGTCCGCGCCCAGGTCGCGCAGCTGCCCTGA
- a CDS encoding 2-hydroxyacid dehydrogenase — MPEPRLLVTVPGATLRDAVLALGPLPDGVELAIWNLDSPAPADSIDLVVPPYMGASPKLAALRGVRTRLVQSQSIGYDDVPAHLPPGHVFANAASVHETSTAELTLALVLAAQRGIPEFVRAASEGRWAPERRASLADRRVLLVGYGGVGRAIEARLEPFEVELTRVASRARDDDRGRIHGIDELPTLLPEAEIVIVGVPLTDATTGLVDAEFLAALPDGALVVNIARGRVADTEAILAEATSGRLRFALDVTDPEPLPEHHPLFALPNVLISPHVGGASTAMMPRMARLVRRQIDRLLADEAPLNVVLES, encoded by the coding sequence ATGCCTGAGCCCCGCCTCCTCGTGACCGTGCCCGGTGCGACCCTGCGCGACGCCGTGCTCGCGCTCGGCCCGCTGCCCGACGGCGTCGAACTCGCGATCTGGAACCTCGACTCCCCCGCACCCGCCGACTCGATCGACCTCGTCGTCCCGCCCTACATGGGCGCGTCGCCGAAGCTCGCCGCGTTGCGGGGCGTTCGCACGCGGCTCGTGCAGTCGCAGTCGATCGGGTACGACGACGTGCCCGCGCACCTGCCGCCGGGCCACGTGTTCGCGAACGCGGCGAGCGTGCACGAGACCTCGACCGCCGAGCTCACCCTCGCACTCGTGCTGGCGGCGCAGCGCGGCATCCCCGAGTTCGTGCGCGCCGCGTCCGAGGGCCGCTGGGCGCCCGAGCGGCGCGCGAGCCTCGCCGACCGCCGCGTGCTGCTGGTCGGCTACGGCGGGGTGGGCCGGGCGATCGAGGCGCGACTCGAACCGTTCGAGGTCGAGCTCACCCGGGTCGCGAGCCGCGCCCGCGACGACGACCGCGGCCGCATCCACGGCATCGACGAACTGCCGACGCTGCTGCCGGAGGCCGAGATCGTGATCGTCGGCGTTCCGCTGACGGATGCCACGACCGGCCTCGTCGACGCGGAGTTCCTCGCCGCACTGCCCGACGGGGCGCTCGTGGTGAACATCGCCCGCGGCCGGGTCGCCGACACCGAGGCGATCCTCGCCGAGGCGACGAGCGGTCGGCTGCGCTTCGCGCTCGACGTCACCGACCCCGAGCCGCTGCCCGAGCACCACCCGCTGTTCGCCCTGCCGAACGTGCTCATCTCGCCGCACGTGGGCGGCGCGTCGACCGCGATGATGCCGCGGATGGCCCGGCTCGTGCGCCGCCAGATCGATCGGCTGCTCGCCGACGAGGCCCCGCTCAACGTGGTGCTCGAGAGCTGA